DNA from Flavobacteriales bacterium:
GTCTAATTCACGACATTCCAAACACACTACGGAAAGCACAAACAGTATTTGAACACACCGGTGGCATTCATGCTGCAGCACTTGTTGATATTGATGGCAATATGATTGCCATGCGAGAAGATGTAGGAAGACACAATGCTGTTGACAAATTAATAGGCTCACAACTATTCGAAGGCAAAGTGCCTCTTTCAAATTGTCTAATAATGGTCAGCGGACGGGCTAGTTTTGAACTAATCCAAAAATCAGTGATGGCGGGTATTCCAATTTTAGCAGCAGTTGGAGCACCTTCAAGTTTAGCTATCGGATTGGCTAACAAATTCAATATGACCGTATTGGGTTTTGTAAGAGACAAAAGGTTCAATATATACTCTGGAGAACCTAGAATTAGTCAAGATTAACCCACTTATAAGATGGTCGACAACTTGGTAAATCAAGTAATCTTTTTTTCATAACTTAGACCATTAACAATACGTTTACATAAGCTATTAAAATATATGTCTGATAATTTAAGCAACCTGGCTGGTAAAAAGGGATTAGAGAACAATCTATTCCAAGATCTTCTTAAAGAAGCCAAAGAACATGGTACTCCAGATGATGAAAGGCTAAAAGAGCTCGCCGAACAATACCTTGTTGGCGACGCAAACGCTTACGGAACTACTTCTTTCTATGATTTCTTAAAGAAAGAAAACCAAGGTAAAAAGGTTTACATGTGTAGTGGTAGTGCTTGCTTAACGGCTGGAACACAAGATGAACTTAAAAAAGGATTATTAGAGAACTTCGAAGAAGAAGAAATTGGTAAGATCTGTTGTTTAGGTAGATGCCACGAAAATGCTGCGATCAACTACAACGGAACAAACTATTCAGGAATCAATGCATCTGATCTTTCAGACATTATTCATGAAGACAAAAGAGAATTAGGTGCAGACACATATAATATAGGCAGCAACGTAAGCAATCCAATCCTTACTGCAGAGTTTCCTGGAATCAATGAATATTACAAAATATTCCGAAGTGTAATCTCTAATACTCCTGAACAAGCATTACAAACTATTGATGACTCGGGCATTAGAGGACGCGGTGGTGCTGGTTTTCCAATGGGATTCAAACTAGGAGCTGCTAAAAAAGAAACTGATGAGCAAAAGTTCATTGTATGTAATGCAGATGAAGGAGATCCAGGCGCATATTCGGACAGATACTTAATGGAGAAACAACCGCATTCCGTTTTAATGGGAATGATGATCGCTGGTTTTATTATTGGAGCAAATCGAGGAGTTTTATATATCCGAGCAGAATACCCAGAGTCTGTTGCGGTAATTAAAAATGCTATCGAAGAATTAGAACGCAGAGGATTAAACGGTGAGAACATAGATGGAACAGGATTCGATTTTAGATTTAAAATTGTAGAAGGTGCTGGTGCTTATATCTGTGGAGAAGAAACTTCTTTACTTTCTTCTATAGAAGGACAAAGAGCAGTTGTTAGAGTAAGACCGCCCTATCCGGCACAAAAAGGCTTGTTCAATAAGCCAACAGTTGTAAATAATGTGGAAACATTGGCTTGTGTACCGTATATAATAAAAAATGGCGGTGCTGCTTACAAGAAATTTGGAACAGAAAAATCTTCAGGAACTAAATTAGTTAGTCTTGATAGCTTCTTTAACAAGCCAGGGATTTACGAAATTGAAATGGGAACTCCTTTCAAAGATGTTGTTTACGAATTTGGAGGTGGGTTTAGAAAACCTGTTAAGGCAGTTCACGTGGGTGGTCCACTTGGCGGAATTATACCAACAGATAAAATAGTAGAGTTGTCTTTAGATTTTGAATCATTTGCATCTGCTGGATTCCTAATGGGACATGCAGGAGTTGTTTCTGTTCCAGAAGACTTCCCAATGATTGAATACCTAGAGCACTTATTTGAATTTACTGCAGATGAATCTTGTGGGAAGTGTTTCCCATGTAGTATTGGTGCTGTTAGAGGACAAGAAATGATTGCGAAAGCAAGAACAGAAGATTATAAAATCGACCAGAAACTAATGGACGACTTGTTAGAAACTATGGAAATAGGCTCGTTGTGTGCTCTAGGAGGTGGTTTACCTTTAGGCATTAAGAACGCAATGCAATATTTTGGAGAAGAATTAAAAACTTATTTCACAAATAATTAAAGACAATAAAACAATACAGCGATGATGTTTAAACCCAATAAAGCCTCTGAATCAATTGAGGTAGAAGGCGTGGATGTAGATACAAAGATTGCATATATAGACAATCAAGCGTTTACATTCGTACCAGGTGAATCTATCTTGTCTTTCATTAATAGAGCTCATGGCGATGACTCTATTCCCACACTTTGTGATGCTCCAAATTTAAAGCCCTACGGTTCTTGTAGAGTTTGTAGTGTTGACGTTGCATTAGAAGAAAACGGTAATGCAAGAGCGCAAGCTTCTTGTCATACTCCAGTTTTAGAAAACTCATACATCTACCCGCATTCGGATAGAATTAAAAGCTTAAGAAAAAATATTATTGAATTAGTTCTTACAGATTATCCTGTTAAGAAACTTAACGACAACAAAAACGGAACAAACGAATTACAAGTTGTAGCGAAACAAGTTGGCATGGAGCCAGAAATGATTCGTTACCCAGCAGGAAGAAATCACTTTGATATAGCCAAAGATGATAGTCATGCTTATATGCGTGCAGATCTTTCTACTTGTATTAACTGTTTCAGATGTGTTAGAGCTTGTGATGAAGTACAAGGACAGCATGTATTAAGTGTTGAAGGAAGAGGGTTTGACAGTAAAATCGTAATGGGCTTAGGTTCAACTTTTGCTGATTCAGATTGTGTTTCATGTGGTGCTTGTTCACAAGCTTGTCCTACAGGAGCTATTACAGATATTTTCGAATCTAAAGCAGTTGTTGCGGATGAAGAAATTAGAACTGTATGTACGTATTGTGGTGTTGGATGTAACTTAACAGTTAAAGTAAAAGATGGCGCGGTTGCGGCAATCACTGCTCCTTACGAAGCAGAATCTAACGAAGGGCATACTTGCCTTAAGGGACGATATGCGTTTAAGTTCTACGATCATCAAGACAGATTAACATCACCTTTAATTAAAGTAGACGGTGTATTCCAAGAAGCTTCTTGGGATGAAGCATATGACTTTATCGCTAAAAAATTACACAGCATTATCGACACAAACGGCGCTGATGCTGTTGCAGGCATTTCATCTTCAAGATGTACAAACGAGGAAAACTACTTGATGCAAAAATTCATTAGAGCAGTGGTTGGAACCAACAATATTGACTGTTGTGCTAGAGTATGCCACTCTCCTACTGCTTTAGGTATGCAAAGAAGTTTCGGAACGGGAGCTGCTACGAACTCAATCAAAGATTTAAAGAAAACGAATTGCATCATTATCATTGGCGCAAATCCTACATCTGGTCATCCAGTAACTGGAGCTAAGATTAAGCAAACCGTAATGGGCGGTGCAAAATTGATCATTATTGATCCTAGGAAAATTGAGTTGTCTAAATACGCAGATTACCATTTACAGTTAAAGCCAGGAACAAACGTTGCCATGTTAAACATGATGTTACATTACATCATTAAGGAAGATGTAGCGGATGATGCTTTTGTTGCTAATCGTACTGAAGGCT
Protein-coding regions in this window:
- the fdhF gene encoding formate dehydrogenase subunit alpha; this encodes MFKPNKASESIEVEGVDVDTKIAYIDNQAFTFVPGESILSFINRAHGDDSIPTLCDAPNLKPYGSCRVCSVDVALEENGNARAQASCHTPVLENSYIYPHSDRIKSLRKNIIELVLTDYPVKKLNDNKNGTNELQVVAKQVGMEPEMIRYPAGRNHFDIAKDDSHAYMRADLSTCINCFRCVRACDEVQGQHVLSVEGRGFDSKIVMGLGSTFADSDCVSCGACSQACPTGAITDIFESKAVVADEEIRTVCTYCGVGCNLTVKVKDGAVAAITAPYEAESNEGHTCLKGRYAFKFYDHQDRLTSPLIKVDGVFQEASWDEAYDFIAKKLHSIIDTNGADAVAGISSSRCTNEENYLMQKFIRAVVGTNNIDCCARVCHSPTALGMQRSFGTGAATNSIKDLKKTNCIIIIGANPTSGHPVTGAKIKQTVMGGAKLIIIDPRKIELSKYADYHLQLKPGTNVAMLNMMLHYIIKEDVADDAFVANRTEGFEDFKKEIMALDMDKLSEITGVDKDLVRDAALCYATAKNAMEFHGLGVTEHSQGTFTVQLIADLAMITGNIGREGVGVNPLRGQNNVQGAADMGCQPHQGAGYMMVDNDKSHSQYEEFYGAKLSNEIGLKIPEMFDAAQSKDLKALWIMGEDVVQTDPNTTEVIKSMEALDLLVVQELFMTPTAEYADVVLPASSFLEKSGTFTNGERRIQRVNAVVEPLEGTKPDGQIIVDIMKRMGYEQADYDAETMLKEISQIVPFFAGVTWDGLTDNGKQWPVTGDNEGTEILHTVDFKRGKGAFHFQDWKESNELVKNGKEYPFVLTTGRELEHYNCGTMTRRTNNSMILSEDILLVNPVDGKAKRLVTGDLACLSSAYGKVDLHVEITDQVKPGILYTTFHFPEVLVNLVTGNEHCSESMCPEYKVVAADIRKAKNVTERELGEVTEA
- a CDS encoding NAD(P)H-dependent oxidoreductase subunit E encodes the protein MSDNLSNLAGKKGLENNLFQDLLKEAKEHGTPDDERLKELAEQYLVGDANAYGTTSFYDFLKKENQGKKVYMCSGSACLTAGTQDELKKGLLENFEEEEIGKICCLGRCHENAAINYNGTNYSGINASDLSDIIHEDKRELGADTYNIGSNVSNPILTAEFPGINEYYKIFRSVISNTPEQALQTIDDSGIRGRGGAGFPMGFKLGAAKKETDEQKFIVCNADEGDPGAYSDRYLMEKQPHSVLMGMMIAGFIIGANRGVLYIRAEYPESVAVIKNAIEELERRGLNGENIDGTGFDFRFKIVEGAGAYICGEETSLLSSIEGQRAVVRVRPPYPAQKGLFNKPTVVNNVETLACVPYIIKNGGAAYKKFGTEKSSGTKLVSLDSFFNKPGIYEIEMGTPFKDVVYEFGGGFRKPVKAVHVGGPLGGIIPTDKIVELSLDFESFASAGFLMGHAGVVSVPEDFPMIEYLEHLFEFTADESCGKCFPCSIGAVRGQEMIAKARTEDYKIDQKLMDDLLETMEIGSLCALGGGLPLGIKNAMQYFGEELKTYFTNN
- the fdhD gene encoding formate dehydrogenase accessory sulfurtransferase FdhD: LIHDIPNTLRKAQTVFEHTGGIHAAALVDIDGNMIAMREDVGRHNAVDKLIGSQLFEGKVPLSNCLIMVSGRASFELIQKSVMAGIPILAAVGAPSSLAIGLANKFNMTVLGFVRDKRFNIYSGEPRISQD